The Natrinema sp. DC36 genome includes the window AAGGCCGGCGAGACGGGGTTTCCGATCGTCGACGCCGGGATGCGTCAGCTCCGCGCGGAGGGGTGGATGCACAACCGTGTGCGGATGCTCGTCGCTTCCTTTCTGACGAAGGACTTGCTGACGGACTGGCGGGCGGGTTACGACTGGTTCCGGCAGCAGCTCGCCGATCACGACACCGCGAACGACGTCGGCGGCTGGCAGTGGGCCGGGTCGACCGGTACCGACGCGCAGCCGTACTTCCGCGTGTTCAACCCGATGAAGCAGGGGCGCGAGTACGATCCCGACGGCGAGTACGTCCGCGAGTACGTTTCCGAACTCGGCGAGGCGACCGCCGACGAGATTCACGGCTGGCACGACCTCGAGCGAGTCGAGCGGGAGCGAATCGCGCCGGCGTATCCGGCACCGATCGTCGAACACGCCGATCGACGGGAGCGGGCGATCGAACTGTTCGAGCGAGCGCGAGGTGAGGGGAACGACTGACGGCGGAATCGCCGGTCGCTTCGTCCGAGAGGCCGTAATCACTCCGTCACGCGGATATAACTGCTACGTATCAATTGTATATATTTGCCATCATCCTTATCAGCGGGACTAGCAAAGTGACAGGTATGTCCTATCTGGACAATACGTCGACGCCTGACGGGACGGTTCCGCCGACCCAGGCTATCATCGAGGCCATCGCAGCGCGCGAAGGTGTCGACGTCACCGACGTCGAGCCGCCGGCGTACGACCCGCTGTTTACGGTCGTCAATCCGGAAGCGCTCGACGAACTGTTTACTACCACCGCCGGTACCGCCAGCAGCGTGGTAGTCCGATTCGAGTACGAGGGCTACGAAATCATCGTTCGCGACGGTAGCGACATCGAAATTCGGGATCCCTCGTCCGACGACTCCGTCAATAGTCCGATCGAAGAGTAGCCCCGTTTCGGTTCACTCGGCCCAGTGGGCTTCTCCGGGTTGGGTCTCGAAGATCGCCCGCTCGAGCAGGTCGACCGCCTTCTCGAGGCCCTCCCGGGAGCTTGTCAGCGAGTCCTCGTGTTCGATACTCAGGGCGCCGTCGTAGCCGACCATGCGAAGCGTCGAAACGATGTCCTTCCAGTGGGCTTCGCCGTGGCCGTAGCCGACCGACCGGAAAAGCCAGGATCGATTCGGCTCGTCGGTGTACGGCGTCGTATCCAGTACGCCCTTTTCGCGGGCCTGAGCGTCGTAAATTCTGGTGTCCTTGGCGTGGACGTGGTGGATCGCCTCGCGCTCGCCCAGATATCGGATCGCGTCGGTGATCGTGATCCCCTGCCAGTAGAGGTGCGAGGGATCGAAGTTCGCGCCGATCCGCTCGCCCGTCTCTTCGCGCAGTCGCGCCATCCCGTGGGGCTCGTAGATCAGCATGTTCGGATGCATCTCGATCGCCACGTCGACCCCGTGATCGTCGGCGTACTCGGCGATCTCGCCCCAGTACTCGATCGCCCGCTTCCACTGGTACTCGAGGGCCTCGGCGTGTTGGGGCGGCCAGGGTGCGGTGATCCAGTTCGGGGTCTCGTCGTTCGGGCTCCCCGCCGGGAGCCCCGAGAAACAGGTGACGGTTCCGACCTCGAGCTGGCCGGCTAACCGGATCGCTTCTCGGAGTTCCGTATCGGCCGTCTCGGCTCGCTCGTCGTCCGGATGCAGCGGGTTGTTGTGGGTTGCGAGCGCGCTGATCCGCATTTCGTACTCCTCGAGGAGGTCGTCGAGTTCGGCTTGCTTGGTCTCGTCGTCGAGATACTCGGCCCGCGTAATATGGTCCTGGCCGGGATGGCCGCCGACGCCCGGCTCGATCGTTTCGACGCCGATCCCGTCGAGGTAGGGGAGCGCGCTCTCGAGCGGTTCGTCGGCCAGCGGGGGGGTATGAACGCCGATCTCCATGGGAGGGGAGACCACTGCCGGCGCAATAAAACGACGGCCGGCGAGAATCGGTCGTCGCAGTGCTTCGTCCGGGTATCGGCCGATCGACGTACTCGAGTGGGTCAGCCTTCGAGGGTCAGCCTCTGATCGTCAGAATCCCGTCGTTGAGGATCACATCGCTCGCTCCCGCCGGCACGTCGAACTCGAACTGTTTCCCGCCGACGGTGACGATCGCCGTGTCGTCGACGACGTCGACCGACGGGTTCTCGCCGGTCGGACCGAAATCCACGGCGATGACGCTCTCGTCGCCGTACTCGCGGTTACCGATCGTGATTTCGTCCCCGTCGCCGGCGACGTCCTTCAGTTCGGGAGGCGTTTCCATGTTCGACCGTTGGTGGCTTCGCGCCGTAAACGTCGTGCACGAAATCGCCCCGTCGGTGCGGCGACCCGTTCGCGTTTCGGTTCGGTGCTGTCACCACAGCTGTCGGCTCATACCGGTCGATCTCGGTGGCGAACGGCGGTCCAAACGCAGCTATTCGCCTGAATCGGTCACTTCGTCGATCGTGTATGTCCGTTCCTCCTCGCTCGAGCGGTAGATGCCGTCGATGACACGCTGCACTTCGAGGGCCTCCGCGACGCTGTTGTCTGGGCTTCCCTCGCCGACGATCCGATCGAAAAACGCCCGCTGTTCGTCTGTGTGGGTGTCGTTCTGTCGCGTCTCGATCGTCGTATCCTCGAGGTGGTCGGGACCGACGTTACTCGCCGAGTAGATGGAGAGATCGCCCTCGAGGAGGTCGAACCGTGCACCGGCCTCGGTTCCGCGCGCGACGAACTCGTGGGTGGCTGGACGGTTGGTCGCCCAGGCGACCTCGAGCGAGATCGTCCGATTTCCCGCACAGCGGATGAACGCGCTGGCGGAGTCGTCGACGTCAAAACCGTCGGGTCCCGCATCGTCGGCCCACATGTCGAGATAGGCGTACTCGTCGCGGGAGCCGAACTCGCTCCGTGCGACGCCGCTCACTTCAGTCACCTCGGGGTAGCCAAGCAGGTAGAGGGCGAGATCGATGGCATGGACGCCGAGATCGATGAGTGCGCCGCCCCCGGCGATCTGTCGCCGGGTGAACCAGGATCCCCGCCCCGGAATACCGCGCCGCCGGACGTAGTTCGCTTCGACGTGGGAAATATCGCCGAGCTCGCCATGATCGATGCGGTTTTTCACGATCCGGACGGTGTTGGCGAACCGGTTGTTAAATCCGACCATCGCGCACCCCTTCGACGCGGCGGCGGCGTCCGCGATCCGTTCTGCGCTTTCGATCGAGTGGCCCAGCGGTTTCTCGAGCAGGACGTGCAGATCCCGCTCGAGGGCGTCGACCGCGTACTCCTCGTGGTACTTGTTCGGCGTCGTGATGATAACGGCGTCGACGGTGTCGTACAATTCGCGGTGATCGTCGTAGACGTCGACGTCGTACCGTCTGGCAAAGCGCGTTCGCGCTTCGGCGGCGATGTCCATTCCGCCGGCCAGCGTGACGCCGAGTTCCACGAGTCGCTCGGCGTGGTACTGGCCGATGTTTCCCAACCCGACGATGCCAGTTTCGATATCTGTTCGGTTCGATGTCATTTCCCTGTGATCCTGGAACTGCCTTCGTTCGTCTCGCACCAGTCTGATACACCCTGTGACGCTATATCGAATGTCCTCGCTCGAGCGACTTCGGTCCGTTGCCAAACGAGGGGACCAAAGCGAACCGAGTACTCGGGGAGGGGCCGACCGGGACCGAGTCGCAAGGGGGAGCCGACCCAAGTACGGGTCCGTCTTGATTCGGCGGGAAACCGACAGCGATCGTCCCGGTCCCCCGTCTCAGTCATCGATGAACGGGGGACTAGCTGTCCGCTTCCCTCCGGGTCGTGCCGGGTTCGCGATCGGGAAGGTCCGTCAGGCCGTGAAGCAGCGCCTCTCCGGAGGCGGTATCGAAGAGGTGAATATTCGATCGATCCAGCACGACGTCGACGTCCTGACCCGCTTCGATATCCGTGTCGGGGGTGACGCTCATCAACAGTTGATTCGGTGACGTCGCGGCATCTTTGTCCATCGATCCCGCCTCGGCCTCGGCGAGTAACAGGTAAACGAAGACCTCGTCTCCCATCGGCTCGAGGACGTCGGTCCGGGCGTCGATCGGTGCCGTCGGCGCGGCGAGCGAGTCGGCGTATCGGGTCAGATGGACGTCCTCCGGCCTGACCCCCAGCGTGACGGCGTCGCCGACCGTCACGTCCGGAATCAGCGTCGGATCGAGATCGACGGTGAAGTTGTTCGTCTCGAGGCCGTTTTCGACGAGTTCGCCCTCGACGAAGTTCATCGACGGCGAGCCGATGAAGCCCGCGACGAACAGGTTCGTCGGTTCGTTATAACAGACGAGCGGCGGCGCGATCTGCTGGAGTTTGCCGTCGTTCAGGACGGCGATCCGGTTGGACATCGTCATCGCCTCGGCCTGGTCGTGGGTGACGTAGATGACCGTCGCGTCGAGTTCCCGGTGAAGGCGCTGGAGCTCGGTCCGCATGTGGACCCGCAGCTTCGCGTCGAGGTTCGCCAGCGGCTCGTCCATCAGGAACACGTCCGGGTTGCGAACGATCGCGCGGGCGATGCCGACCCGCTGTTGCTGGCCGCCGGACATATCGGCCGGCATCCGATCGAGCATCCCCTCGAGCTGGACGATGTCGGCGGCCTGCTCGACGCGACGTCGGACCTCCTCGTCGTCGTACTTCCGGAGCCGGAGTCCGAAGGAGATGTTCTCGTAGACGTCCATGTGAGGGAACAGCGCGATGTTCTGGAAGACCATCGCGACGCCCCGGTCTTTCGGGGCGAGGTTGGTGACCTCGTCGTCGCCGATGTACACCCGTCCCTCCGAGGGCGTCGTCAGCCCCGCGACGGTCTCCATGGTCGTCGACTTCCCGCAGCCCGAGGGGCCGACGAACGTGACGAACTCGCCGTCTTCGACCTCGAGGCTGACGTCGTCGACCGCCGTTTCCTCTCCGTACCGTTTCGTGATGTTCTCGAGTCGTACTCGTGCCATTGTGTTACTCTTTGAGTGCGCCGGCAGTCAGTCCGCTGACGATCTTTTCCTGTGCGATGACCACGAGGATCGCGACGGGGATGACCCCGAGGATGCTCGCCGCGGCCATGAGGTTGTACAACACCTGGTACTGTCCCTGATAGGCGAGGATGCCGTCGAGAATCGGCGCCCAGTTTTCGGGCTGGCCGTCCGTCATCAGGAACGAGAAGAAGAACTCGTTGTAGACGGCAATGAACGTCAGCACGCCGGCGGTCGCGACGCCGGGTGCCGACAGCGGGATGATGACGCGGAACAGCGCGCCCAGCCGAGTCGTTCCCTCGACGCGGGCCGCGTCCTCGAGCCCGTCGGGAATCTGCGAGTAGAACGTCGTGAGGATGAATATCGCCAGCGGCATGAAGATCGCCGACAGCGGCGTCACCAGCGCGAAGGGCGTGTTGTAGAGCGTCCCGTTGCCCGTGATGGGCTCGAGGAAGAAAAACGAGGTGTTAAAGAGGTCGTTCAGCGGGATGAAGAAGGCCGCTGGCGGGAAAAAGGAGATGACCAGCACGAGCAACATGAGCGGCGTCCGGCCGGGGAACTCGAGGCGGCCGAAGGCGTAGCCCGCGAGGCTGGCGATGACGAGGACGACGACCGTTGAGGCCAGTGCGATCACGAAGCTGTTGAACATGTAGACGTGGAAGGGGACGACCTCGAAGACCTCGATGAACGCGTCGGGATTGAAGCCGTTGGGAGTGAAGACGATGTCCTGGAGCTGTCCTTCGGGTGTGAGCGCGACCATGAGCAGCCAGTAGAATGGAAACAGGGTCGTAAAGAGGAAGAAGATCGCCGCGACGTAGAACATCGCGCGGTACACTCGCTCGGGGTGGGAGATGGAGTCGGAGACCCACTGCTGGAGCGGGCCGCGATCGAGTTCCGCCTCGCGGGCGTCCTCGAGGACGTTCGTGCCGCCGTCGGGGCGGCCCGCGGAACGGTCCGTCGGCTCGCCGCCGTCGGGCCGGCGGAGGGTTGGATCTCGTGGTCGATCGTCCCCGCCGTCGCCGATACCTCCGCTATCGTTCGGCTCAGTGGAATCTGATGGATCAGTCATTAGTACATCCCTCCTTCGGTGTCGCGGAAGAGCAGTACGTAGCCGCCGATAATCAGGCCGATCACCAGCGCCGTCGCGAACGCCACGGCGGCGGCCGTCGCGTAGATGCGCGTCCCGCCGAACATCGCCTCGACGACGAGACAGCTTAGCGACGGCACGGTGGTACAGCCGGCCGTCGATTCGATCAGCCCGAAGACTCGCATCGCGTCCATCGTTCGGAACAGCATCGCGACCAACAGCGCCGGCATTATCAGCGGGAGCGTGATCAGTTTGAACCGCTGCCACGGCGAGGCTCCTGCCACGCGCGCGACATCGTACAGACTGCGATCGACGCTCTGGAGTCCCGCGAGGATCAGCAAGGCCATGAACGCCGACGACTTCCAGATGTCGGCCACGAGGATGATGATGAACGCGTCCCGGCTGTTCGCCAGCGGCGTCGCGCTGAAGATGCCGAGACTCTGCATGAGGTCGGAACCGAACCCGACCGTCGGCTGGAACAGCAGGAAGAAGATCATCCCCTGAATGACGATCGGCACCGCCCACGGGAGGATGATCGCCACGCGGACCCAGCGTCGGCCCCTGAAGTCCTGATCGAGCACGTAGGCCTGGCCGAATCCGACCACCGTCTCGATGACGACGCTGATGACCGCGAACGCGAGCGTGACGAACAGCGCCTGCTGGAAGAACGGGGTGCCGAGTTCGACGAAGGGGAACGACGATGTCAGCCCGACGTCGAGGAACTGTCGAGCTAGCCGCGCGTTCCCGGTGAGAATGTCGACGTAGTTTTCGATGCCGACGAAGGCGCCCAGCGGTTCCAACCCCCGCGTCTGGTTGGCCCGGAGCGAAATGACGAACGTCCGGATCAGCGGGTAGAACGCGATCAGCGTCAGCAGCGCGAACGCGGGCAGCAACAGCAGGTACGCATACGCCGCTTCGCTCAGGTTCTCCATCCAGTTCATGACGGCGTTGCCGGTCCGCTCCCGATCCTGGCTCCGTCCGGATTCGCCGCCGGTTAGCGTCCCGCCGTCGGTCAGCGGTTCGCTGGCGGGTGCCGTGCCGTCGTCGGGACGCTGCTCGTCGTTGGAATCAGTTCCCATTCGTTTGCACCTCCGCTTCGCTCTGCTCGAGTTCCTCCGCGAGATCGTTCATTGCGGCTTCGGGCGCCTGTGCGCCGCGATATGCCCCGTTGACTGCCTGATAAATTAGCGCCGACTGCTCCGGCCAGAGGTCCGTTGCAGGTCGCGGGATCGCGTTATCGCTGGCCGACTGGACTACGTCGGCGTACCGCGCGACGGGGCCGACATCGTTCGGATCGGCTTCCGCGACCAGATCGAGATTCGGCGGGAGGAACCCACCCAGCTCGAAGACGGTGAGCATTACCTCTCTGTTAGCGAACGCCTCGAGGACCTGTAGCGCCTCCTCCTCCCGGTTCGAAAACGGACTCACGGCGAGATTCCAGCCGCCCAGCGCCGCGGCGGTGCCGCCGACGTCCGCGTACTGGGCTTCCTCCCGGGAGACCGCGTACGGTCTCGTCATGACGCCGAGGTTCTCGCCGAAGGCCTCCTCGGTCCCGGTCTCCGCGATCGCGTACGACCAGTTGCGGTTCGAGACGGCCTCACCGCCCGAGAACGGGGCAAGCGACTGCTGTTCCGTCCACTGGACGATCGCCGCCGGACAGATCTGGGGATACCGTTCGAGGGTGTTTTCCTCCTCTCCCTCGATGAACGATCGCATCATCCGGATCGCGTCGATGACCCGCTGATCGTCGACGGTGATCGGTCGGTCGCCCGCGGTAAACAGGTTCTCCACGCCGCCGTAGTACGCGCCGCCCCATGTCGTCATCACCTCGTTGAACGTACAACACGACAGCCCCTCGTAGGCGGCCGCCTGCGTCGTGAGTCCGTAGTTGAGGTCGGCCTGGTCCCTCGCGTCGCGGACTGCGTTCGCGAACTCCTCCCAGCGGGGCGGATCGGTCCCCCAGCCGCTCGTGTCGTAGCCGGCGTCCTCGATGAGGTCCTCGCGATAGAGGGTAAACCCCAGATCAGGAAACAGCGGCAGGGCGTGTAGATCGCCGTTTTGCGGATGGCGCGCCGTCTCGAGGATCGCCTCGAGATAGGTGTCGTTAACGTAGCCGAGGACGTCTTCCGGGAAGCGTTCGGTCAGGTTGACCGTCTGCTCGCGAAGGATAAACGGGACCGTCCAGCCGCTGTCCATCATGTGGATGTCGGGGGGAGCCCGTCCCGCCTCGAGCGCCGACTGGGTCGTCTGCATTCGCGATGCGGAGTCGCTGACGACGGTCTGGATCTCGACGCGGATGTCCTCGTCGAGACCGGCGTCCCACAGCGCTTTCTGGATAGACGGGTCGTCCCCATCGCTGTGCATGATCCCCGCAACGTCCTGAGCGGCGGTCATCACCACCTGTCCCGGGCTGCGACCCCGACCAAGGCAGCCGGTGACGGCGACCGCTCCTGCTGTCGACGCCGATGCTGCCTTCAGGAACGACCGCCGCCTGAAGCGAGTGCGATCGCGTCGGTCGGTGGATTCGCGTCCCATGCGGAGCAACGGACCACGTTCACCACCTTAATTGTTAGCTATAAATATGGTAATAAAATGTGAGTGTTCGAATCGCGTTTCAGTTATGGTCACCCAATGGCGAACGCTGTGAGGATTGCCATCGACACGGTTGCAAAGCGGTTCGGAAGGGTGTCTCTAATCACCTGTTGCGCGCCAGTGGTCGGCAACTGCCGGCCGCCGGATTACGAGAGTTTCCCCTCTCCTCTGGTGAGCAGATTCCGCCGGACCGGCTCGAGGATCGAAGCCACCTCGTTGGCTCGAAGTTTTAGGCTCGGTTCTCTGCACTGAGACCGATCAGCGATCCTCGAGCGTCGGCGGTTCGTTTCGGCCGATGCGGATCTCGTGGGCTTCGATGTCCTCGAGAGCGGCGACGCGGCCACCGACGGAGAGTTCCTCGCCATCCTCGGTTTCGATCGTGATGCTGGCGACTTCCTCGCTGACCTCGAAGGAGATGTCGCGAACGCGGCCGCGGACGATCCGCCGGCCGCCGACCTCGACGTCGCGACCGTCGACGGTCGCGTAGAACTCGCCGCCCTCGTCGAGCAGGTCTTTCACGCATCGGCGGATCGAGGCGTACTTTCGCGGATACGATCTCGCGGTGTCGTCCTCGCCGAGCGTTCGGTCGGCGGTCGTCCAGAGAACGGTCCCGAAGAAACTGGAGACGAGAAAGCCCAGCGCCGACCGGTTGAAGATGACGCCGTAGCGATCCTGATCGTCCCGCAGGGCGTCCTGGGTCGCGTAGACCGAATAGTTGCCGTCGGCGACGGCGACGACCGGCGTCGTGATCCCTCGCCGGGCGCGGGCGGTCGACGCGACCTCGCCGTACGCGAACTCGTCCGGATCGGGTGCCTCGCTCGCCGGCGTCACGATCAGGTCGACGCTCACGCCGGCCTCGATCGCGTCGCGCAACTCCGCTTCGAACCGGGTCAGCAGGTCCGGCGTCAGCGAGAGCGCGAGTTCGAACTCCGCGCCGTCGATGACCTCCTCGAGGTAGCGCAG containing:
- a CDS encoding carbohydrate ABC transporter permease — its product is MTDPSDSTEPNDSGGIGDGGDDRPRDPTLRRPDGGEPTDRSAGRPDGGTNVLEDAREAELDRGPLQQWVSDSISHPERVYRAMFYVAAIFFLFTTLFPFYWLLMVALTPEGQLQDIVFTPNGFNPDAFIEVFEVVPFHVYMFNSFVIALASTVVVLVIASLAGYAFGRLEFPGRTPLMLLVLVISFFPPAAFFIPLNDLFNTSFFFLEPITGNGTLYNTPFALVTPLSAIFMPLAIFILTTFYSQIPDGLEDAARVEGTTRLGALFRVIIPLSAPGVATAGVLTFIAVYNEFFFSFLMTDGQPENWAPILDGILAYQGQYQVLYNLMAAASILGVIPVAILVVIAQEKIVSGLTAGALKE
- a CDS encoding sugar phosphate isomerase/epimerase codes for the protein MEIGVHTPPLADEPLESALPYLDGIGVETIEPGVGGHPGQDHITRAEYLDDETKQAELDDLLEEYEMRISALATHNNPLHPDDERAETADTELREAIRLAGQLEVGTVTCFSGLPAGSPNDETPNWITAPWPPQHAEALEYQWKRAIEYWGEIAEYADDHGVDVAIEMHPNMLIYEPHGMARLREETGERIGANFDPSHLYWQGITITDAIRYLGEREAIHHVHAKDTRIYDAQAREKGVLDTTPYTDEPNRSWLFRSVGYGHGEAHWKDIVSTLRMVGYDGALSIEHEDSLTSSREGLEKAVDLLERAIFETQPGEAHWAE
- a CDS encoding TrmB family transcriptional regulator, yielding MAPDELRSTVERVGDRFNLGEYEIDAYLTVLEQGQLTASEIADRTNIPQPRVYDTVRSLSDRGLVELRESRPMKVVAIDPGEAFDDVQTSFEQMIDELEARYTAPARDTEAVSLVKSRSTILRYLEEVIDGAEFELALSLTPDLLTRFEAELRDAIEAGVSVDLIVTPASEAPDPDEFAYGEVASTARARRGITTPVVAVADGNYSVYATQDALRDDQDRYGVIFNRSALGFLVSSFFGTVLWTTADRTLGEDDTARSYPRKYASIRRCVKDLLDEGGEFYATVDGRDVEVGGRRIVRGRVRDISFEVSEEVASITIETEDGEELSVGGRVAALEDIEAHEIRIGRNEPPTLEDR
- a CDS encoding sugar ABC transporter permease, with translation MGTDSNDEQRPDDGTAPASEPLTDGGTLTGGESGRSQDRERTGNAVMNWMENLSEAAYAYLLLLPAFALLTLIAFYPLIRTFVISLRANQTRGLEPLGAFVGIENYVDILTGNARLARQFLDVGLTSSFPFVELGTPFFQQALFVTLAFAVISVVIETVVGFGQAYVLDQDFRGRRWVRVAIILPWAVPIVIQGMIFFLLFQPTVGFGSDLMQSLGIFSATPLANSRDAFIIILVADIWKSSAFMALLILAGLQSVDRSLYDVARVAGASPWQRFKLITLPLIMPALLVAMLFRTMDAMRVFGLIESTAGCTTVPSLSCLVVEAMFGGTRIYATAAAVAFATALVIGLIIGGYVLLFRDTEGGMY
- a CDS encoding Gfo/Idh/MocA family oxidoreductase; protein product: MTSNRTDIETGIVGLGNIGQYHAERLVELGVTLAGGMDIAAEARTRFARRYDVDVYDDHRELYDTVDAVIITTPNKYHEEYAVDALERDLHVLLEKPLGHSIESAERIADAAAASKGCAMVGFNNRFANTVRIVKNRIDHGELGDISHVEANYVRRRGIPGRGSWFTRRQIAGGGALIDLGVHAIDLALYLLGYPEVTEVSGVARSEFGSRDEYAYLDMWADDAGPDGFDVDDSASAFIRCAGNRTISLEVAWATNRPATHEFVARGTEAGARFDLLEGDLSIYSASNVGPDHLEDTTIETRQNDTHTDEQRAFFDRIVGEGSPDNSVAEALEVQRVIDGIYRSSEEERTYTIDEVTDSGE
- a CDS encoding extracellular solute-binding protein, whose amino-acid sequence is MGRESTDRRDRTRFRRRSFLKAASASTAGAVAVTGCLGRGRSPGQVVMTAAQDVAGIMHSDGDDPSIQKALWDAGLDEDIRVEIQTVVSDSASRMQTTQSALEAGRAPPDIHMMDSGWTVPFILREQTVNLTERFPEDVLGYVNDTYLEAILETARHPQNGDLHALPLFPDLGFTLYREDLIEDAGYDTSGWGTDPPRWEEFANAVRDARDQADLNYGLTTQAAAYEGLSCCTFNEVMTTWGGAYYGGVENLFTAGDRPITVDDQRVIDAIRMMRSFIEGEEENTLERYPQICPAAIVQWTEQQSLAPFSGGEAVSNRNWSYAIAETGTEEAFGENLGVMTRPYAVSREEAQYADVGGTAAALGGWNLAVSPFSNREEEALQVLEAFANREVMLTVFELGGFLPPNLDLVAEADPNDVGPVARYADVVQSASDNAIPRPATDLWPEQSALIYQAVNGAYRGAQAPEAAMNDLAEELEQSEAEVQTNGN
- a CDS encoding HalOD1 output domain-containing protein, translated to MSYLDNTSTPDGTVPPTQAIIEAIAAREGVDVTDVEPPAYDPLFTVVNPEALDELFTTTAGTASSVVVRFEYEGYEIIVRDGSDIEIRDPSSDDSVNSPIEE
- a CDS encoding ABC transporter ATP-binding protein, whose translation is MARVRLENITKRYGEETAVDDVSLEVEDGEFVTFVGPSGCGKSTTMETVAGLTTPSEGRVYIGDDEVTNLAPKDRGVAMVFQNIALFPHMDVYENISFGLRLRKYDDEEVRRRVEQAADIVQLEGMLDRMPADMSGGQQQRVGIARAIVRNPDVFLMDEPLANLDAKLRVHMRTELQRLHRELDATVIYVTHDQAEAMTMSNRIAVLNDGKLQQIAPPLVCYNEPTNLFVAGFIGSPSMNFVEGELVENGLETNNFTVDLDPTLIPDVTVGDAVTLGVRPEDVHLTRYADSLAAPTAPIDARTDVLEPMGDEVFVYLLLAEAEAGSMDKDAATSPNQLLMSVTPDTDIEAGQDVDVVLDRSNIHLFDTASGEALLHGLTDLPDREPGTTRREADS